A window from Oceanidesulfovibrio indonesiensis encodes these proteins:
- a CDS encoding Na(+)/H(+) antiporter subunit D — MLNSFFHPAALFIPAALLAPFIPRSIVRWITLVVPVAALAAVYSMDNGAHWEVSYLGLDLTFGRVDQLSIIFAHVFAIQSFLGFLFAFHLKSRLQHIAALLYVGGAFGAVFAGDYLTLFIFWELMSVASTFLVLFNRQNKLAAGAAFRYFLFHTLGGLFLLGGLLLRSQALGTFAFLPTDPAGLQLYDYLIMLGFCVNAAVVPLHAWLPDTYPEATVTGAVFMSAFTTKTAVYVLARGFAGAEVLAVMGTVMAVYGVFYATIENNARRILSYHIVSQVGYMVAGVGIGTAMTVNGACAHAYAHILYKGLLFMGAGCLLYAAGTAKLTELGGLVRRLPLVFIFYMVAALSISGMPFFNGFVSKTMTIAGAANAHHTWLALGLELAAVGTFLSVGLKLPYFAFYAKPENKMPLKKIPANMYIAMALGSFLCILTGLWPSLLYQLLPFQHGLESYSPYVLMTSFDYTPYTLWHILQAFMILGFTGLGFYLMRKVVVPHAQRNLDFEYLYRIVGRAFMMVVTRPAAAIDAVWGEVYRTIGLAFLLITAKLTSIFDRKGIDGVLDGSVYGVGRGGHALARTQTGKLQGYLAAALIIGLLVFAAAWFTG; from the coding sequence ATGCTGAATAGCTTCTTCCATCCGGCAGCGTTGTTCATACCGGCGGCTTTGCTGGCGCCGTTCATTCCACGCAGCATCGTGCGCTGGATCACCCTTGTCGTGCCCGTGGCGGCGCTGGCGGCGGTGTACTCCATGGACAACGGCGCCCATTGGGAGGTCAGCTATCTTGGGCTGGATCTGACGTTCGGACGCGTGGACCAGCTTTCGATCATCTTCGCGCACGTGTTCGCTATCCAGTCCTTCCTCGGCTTTCTCTTCGCCTTCCACCTTAAGAGCAGGCTGCAGCATATAGCGGCTCTGCTCTATGTGGGCGGCGCATTCGGAGCCGTCTTCGCCGGGGATTATCTGACCCTGTTCATCTTCTGGGAACTCATGAGCGTGGCGTCCACGTTCCTGGTGCTCTTCAACCGCCAGAACAAGCTCGCTGCCGGGGCTGCGTTCCGCTACTTCCTGTTCCACACACTGGGCGGACTCTTCCTGCTGGGCGGCTTGCTGCTACGGTCCCAGGCGCTGGGCACCTTCGCCTTCCTGCCTACAGACCCAGCCGGCCTGCAGCTCTACGACTACCTCATCATGCTCGGCTTCTGCGTGAACGCCGCCGTGGTGCCGCTGCACGCCTGGCTTCCGGACACCTACCCGGAAGCCACGGTGACGGGCGCGGTGTTCATGTCCGCGTTCACCACCAAGACCGCAGTCTACGTTCTGGCGCGGGGCTTCGCCGGCGCCGAGGTGCTGGCGGTGATGGGCACGGTGATGGCTGTCTACGGTGTTTTCTACGCGACCATCGAGAACAATGCGCGGCGCATCCTCTCCTACCACATCGTTTCACAGGTGGGGTACATGGTTGCCGGCGTGGGCATAGGCACGGCCATGACGGTGAACGGCGCCTGCGCGCACGCTTACGCGCACATCCTGTACAAAGGCCTGCTCTTCATGGGCGCGGGCTGCCTGCTGTACGCTGCCGGCACGGCCAAGCTCACGGAGCTTGGCGGCCTGGTGCGGCGTCTGCCCCTGGTGTTCATCTTCTATATGGTCGCGGCTCTCTCCATCTCGGGCATGCCGTTCTTCAACGGATTCGTGTCCAAGACCATGACCATAGCCGGAGCGGCCAACGCGCACCATACGTGGCTCGCGCTCGGCCTGGAGCTCGCAGCGGTGGGTACGTTCCTTTCGGTTGGCCTGAAGCTCCCGTACTTCGCATTCTACGCCAAGCCGGAGAATAAGATGCCGCTCAAGAAGATCCCCGCCAACATGTACATCGCCATGGCGCTGGGCTCTTTCTTGTGCATTCTCACAGGCCTGTGGCCGAGCCTGCTGTATCAACTGCTGCCATTCCAGCATGGCCTGGAGTCGTACAGCCCTTATGTGCTGATGACATCCTTCGACTACACGCCCTACACGCTGTGGCACATCCTGCAAGCGTTCATGATTCTGGGCTTCACGGGTCTCGGCTTCTACCTGATGCGCAAAGTGGTGGTGCCGCACGCGCAACGCAACCTGGATTTCGAGTACCTGTACCGGATCGTGGGGCGCGCGTTCATGATGGTTGTCACCAGGCCGGCCGCGGCCATCGACGCGGTATGGGGCGAGGTCTACCGGACCATTGGCCTTGCCTTCCTCCTGATAACGGCCAAGCTGACGTCGATTTTCGACCGCAAAGGAATCGACGGCGTTCTAGACGGAAGTGTCTATGGCGTGGGACGCGGCGGACATGCCCTGGCCCGCACGCAAACCGGCAAACTCCAAGGCTACCTCGCAGCGGCGCTGATCATCGGCCTTCTCGTCTTCGCTGCAGCGTGGTTCACGGGCTAA
- a CDS encoding NADH-quinone oxidoreductase subunit D: MGPQHPSTHGVLRIVLELDGEYIKKAEPVLGYVHRMHEKMGENRSAAQFYPNTGRADYLHAIAWNWVWCGAVEKLGGIEVPERAEYIRVLTNELNRISSHLLWWGAYLLDLGAFTPIMYAFQDREYIMDLLQRCTGSRLTYCYFRFGGVSHDLDDVFMDGVREFVPYFRNRLPMFKALVTDNIILRKRVEDVGHFDQDLCRRYGATGPVCRGSAIPYDVRRAEPFSVYDKLDFEIPHYEEGDAMARYLVRMDEIEESLKIIEQCLERLPSAKGKHIVDKAPKPTYKAPAGEVYYAVEAARGEVSVLLSSDGGANPYRVKLRAPSYCNLSLFAEAAQGVLLGDAVSILGSLDLVIPEIDR, from the coding sequence ATGGGGCCGCAGCACCCGTCCACCCACGGCGTTCTGCGCATCGTCCTCGAGCTCGACGGCGAATACATCAAGAAGGCCGAGCCGGTGCTGGGCTACGTCCACCGGATGCACGAAAAAATGGGCGAAAACCGCTCCGCCGCACAGTTCTACCCGAACACCGGCCGGGCGGACTACCTGCACGCCATAGCCTGGAACTGGGTATGGTGCGGCGCCGTGGAGAAGCTGGGCGGCATCGAGGTGCCGGAACGCGCGGAGTACATCCGCGTGCTTACCAACGAGCTCAACCGCATCTCCTCGCACCTGTTGTGGTGGGGCGCGTACCTGCTGGACCTCGGCGCATTCACGCCCATCATGTACGCGTTCCAGGACCGCGAATACATCATGGACCTGTTGCAGCGCTGCACGGGATCGCGGCTGACCTACTGCTACTTCCGCTTCGGTGGCGTCTCCCACGACCTGGACGACGTATTCATGGACGGCGTTCGCGAGTTCGTTCCTTACTTCCGCAATCGGCTGCCCATGTTCAAGGCGCTTGTCACCGATAATATCATTCTGCGCAAACGCGTGGAGGACGTCGGCCATTTCGACCAGGACCTCTGCCGACGTTACGGCGCGACCGGCCCGGTCTGCCGCGGTTCGGCCATTCCATACGACGTCCGCCGGGCCGAGCCTTTCTCGGTGTACGACAAACTCGACTTCGAAATCCCCCACTACGAGGAAGGCGACGCCATGGCGCGCTACCTCGTTCGCATGGACGAGATCGAAGAAAGCCTCAAGATCATCGAGCAATGCCTTGAGCGGCTGCCGTCGGCCAAGGGCAAGCACATCGTGGACAAGGCGCCCAAGCCCACCTACAAGGCGCCGGCCGGTGAAGTCTACTACGCCGTGGAAGCCGCACGCGGCGAGGTGAGCGTACTGCTCTCCTCGGACGGCGGCGCCAACCCCTACCGGGTCAAGCTGCGCGCGCCAAGCTACTGCAACCTGAGCCTCTTCGCCGAGGCCGCCCAGGGCGTACTGCTGGGAGACGCCGTCTCCATCCTGGGCAGCCTGGACCTCGTCATCCCGGAGATTGACCGGTGA
- a CDS encoding NADH-quinone oxidoreductase subunit J family protein encodes MDTQSAAHLLFIVYAIVVLGGGIMAVVAKSLVRALVGLVLTLFGVAGMYLLMAAPFMALMQILIYVGAVVVLIFFSIMLTNATSRGDEAKPRSGLRIFLALVAAAIPAGLLALVAWTQSTATDAVQTPVEISIDQLGKALLNEYVLAFELISVVLFVAMAGAVLLGFERRKSK; translated from the coding sequence ATGGATACCCAGAGTGCAGCCCACTTGCTCTTCATCGTTTACGCCATCGTTGTTCTCGGCGGCGGCATCATGGCGGTTGTCGCCAAGAGCCTGGTGCGCGCCCTCGTGGGCCTCGTGCTCACGCTCTTCGGCGTCGCCGGCATGTACCTGCTGATGGCCGCGCCATTCATGGCTCTCATGCAGATCCTCATCTACGTGGGAGCCGTGGTCGTGCTCATCTTCTTCTCGATAATGCTGACCAATGCGACTTCCCGGGGCGACGAAGCCAAGCCGCGCTCGGGTTTGCGAATATTCCTGGCCCTGGTGGCCGCCGCCATCCCGGCTGGCCTGCTGGCCCTTGTTGCCTGGACGCAGTCCACGGCCACGGATGCGGTGCAGACGCCGGTTGAAATCTCCATCGACCAGCTCGGCAAGGCATTGCTCAACGAATACGTGCTCGCATTCGAGCTCATCTCGGTGGTGCTGTTCGTGGCCATGGCCGGGGCCGTGTTGCTGGGATTCGAAAGGAGGAAGTCCAAGTGA
- the nuoH gene encoding NADH-quinone oxidoreductase subunit NuoH, with amino-acid sequence MALAAFVGLNGLVLVYLERKVAGHVQRRPGPFEVGPHGIIQPLADALKLVGKQLFTPPRGDKLLFWLAPILSFTPIFVLFIPIEFGPGLYGIDMDLGLLLILAFAGFNVLALCLAGWGSNNKWGLLGAARAVSQSVAYEIPLLLSVLAISFMAGSLHLGEITAQQGSWPWQWNIVTQPVAFLIFLICGVAETNRAPFDLPEAESELTAGFHTEYSGMGFGLFFLAEYAEMIVISAVAAVLFLGGWKGPIVDGVWWFLIKIYALLLLMMWFRWTYPRVRFDQILNICWKWLIPLALVNLLVTALVMKLV; translated from the coding sequence ATGGCGCTTGCGGCCTTCGTGGGTCTCAACGGTCTGGTACTCGTGTACCTGGAACGGAAAGTGGCCGGCCACGTGCAGCGGCGTCCCGGCCCGTTCGAGGTCGGCCCGCATGGCATCATCCAGCCGTTGGCCGATGCGCTCAAGCTCGTGGGCAAGCAGCTCTTCACCCCGCCCAGGGGCGACAAACTGCTGTTCTGGCTCGCGCCGATCCTCTCCTTCACACCCATTTTCGTGCTCTTCATCCCCATCGAGTTCGGGCCGGGTCTCTACGGCATCGACATGGACCTGGGCCTGCTGCTGATTCTGGCCTTTGCCGGGTTCAACGTGCTGGCCCTTTGTCTGGCCGGCTGGGGCTCCAACAACAAATGGGGTCTGCTCGGCGCAGCCCGCGCGGTGTCCCAGTCCGTTGCCTACGAAATTCCGCTGCTGCTCTCAGTGCTCGCCATCAGCTTCATGGCCGGCTCGCTCCACCTGGGCGAAATCACGGCGCAACAGGGTTCCTGGCCGTGGCAGTGGAACATCGTCACCCAGCCGGTGGCGTTCCTCATCTTCCTGATCTGCGGCGTGGCAGAGACCAACCGCGCGCCCTTCGACCTGCCCGAGGCGGAAAGCGAGCTCACAGCCGGCTTCCACACCGAATACTCGGGCATGGGCTTCGGCTTGTTCTTTCTTGCCGAGTACGCCGAGATGATCGTCATCAGCGCCGTGGCCGCCGTGCTTTTTCTGGGCGGCTGGAAAGGCCCGATCGTGGACGGCGTATGGTGGTTCCTCATCAAGATATACGCGCTATTGCTTCTCATGATGTGGTTCCGCTGGACGTACCCGCGCGTGCGGTTCGACCAGATCCTCAACATCTGCTGGAAGTGGCTCATCCCCCTGGCGCTTGTAAACCTGCTGGTCACGGCCCTGGTGATGAAACTCGTCTAG
- a CDS encoding NADH-quinone oxidoreductase subunit B, which yields MAEESVLRPAVTDQDKALISWSLPQKIFDVARAMSLWPMTFGLACCAIEMMAVGMARFDISRFGAEVFRPSPRQSDLMIVAGTVSNKMAPALVRLYEQMPAPKYVMALGNCAIAGGPFVFKDQYGIVEGVDKLVPVDVYVPGCPPRPEGLLEGLFQIQEKMTGRRWWPEAPIEPGPGEAGK from the coding sequence ATGGCCGAAGAAAGCGTTTTGAGACCGGCGGTCACCGACCAGGACAAGGCGCTGATCTCCTGGTCGCTGCCGCAGAAGATCTTCGACGTCGCTCGCGCGATGTCCTTGTGGCCCATGACTTTCGGCCTTGCCTGCTGCGCCATCGAGATGATGGCCGTGGGCATGGCGCGGTTCGACATTTCGAGGTTCGGCGCGGAAGTCTTCCGCCCCTCGCCGCGCCAGTCCGATCTGATGATCGTTGCCGGCACGGTGTCCAACAAGATGGCTCCGGCGCTGGTTCGCCTGTACGAGCAGATGCCTGCCCCCAAATATGTCATGGCTCTGGGCAACTGCGCCATCGCCGGCGGGCCTTTCGTGTTCAAAGATCAGTACGGCATCGTAGAGGGTGTGGACAAGCTGGTGCCCGTGGATGTCTATGTGCCGGGCTGTCCCCCGCGGCCGGAAGGTCTGCTCGAAGGACTGTTCCAGATCCAGGAAAAAATGACGGGTCGTCGCTGGTGGCCCGAAGCGCCCATAGAACCTGGCCCAGGCGAAGCGGGCAAATAA
- a CDS encoding 4Fe-4S dicluster domain-containing protein: MKRTYQVRHYKKQGPQSVAAVVADFFSGLWSLVVGLRVTGRNFASSQVTVHYPRQDVGEEQLEGYRGHIELVPKPKDPFTPKCILCMMCARVCPSGCITVKMKKQPKEEPAEEGAKPKKAPKEVEKFHLNYNLCSLCSLCVQSCPVSSLRHSRNVYISGFRKEDFEMDLLARLHRQAEAAPKKPAPEKEAETAEAAG, translated from the coding sequence ATGAAACGCACCTATCAAGTACGGCACTACAAGAAGCAGGGCCCCCAGAGTGTCGCGGCCGTGGTCGCCGATTTCTTCTCCGGACTGTGGAGCCTTGTGGTGGGCCTCCGCGTGACGGGGCGCAACTTCGCGTCCTCCCAGGTCACGGTCCACTATCCGCGCCAGGACGTGGGCGAAGAACAGCTTGAGGGCTACCGCGGCCATATCGAGCTGGTTCCCAAGCCCAAGGATCCTTTCACGCCCAAGTGCATCCTGTGCATGATGTGCGCGCGCGTGTGCCCTTCCGGCTGCATCACCGTGAAGATGAAGAAGCAGCCCAAGGAGGAACCGGCGGAAGAGGGCGCCAAGCCGAAAAAGGCGCCAAAGGAAGTGGAGAAGTTCCACCTCAACTACAACCTCTGCAGCCTGTGCTCCCTGTGCGTGCAAAGCTGTCCGGTAAGCTCGCTGCGACACAGCAGGAACGTCTACATTTCAGGGTTCCGGAAGGAGGACTTCGAAATGGACCTTCTGGCGCGCCTCCACAGACAGGCCGAGGCTGCGCCGAAGAAACCCGCACCGGAAAAAGAGGCCGAGACGGCCGAGGCCGCCGGCTAA
- a CDS encoding complex I subunit 4 family protein gives MQETGFPVLSLLIFFPLAAAAVLMLSRAGGFAARMFTLCAGFIEIALAIPLVTRFELGNPGWQFAEHAEWVPRLGLSYHLAVDGVSYLMVLLTVLLLPLCVLCSWTYITRRIKEFHVNLLFMTAACVGVFTALDFVLFYVFWEAMLVPMYLLIAIWGGDERRYASLKFFLYTLAGSTLFLAAIVAFYAQTGTFSIPELMNSEFSRTFQYWTFGAMALAFAIKVPMFPFHTWLPAAHVQAPSAGSVVLASVLLKMGTYGFLRFCLPITPLAADYFAPLMIAISIVSIIYGGFVALGQKDMKKLIAYSSVAHMGFVTLGIFIFNQRGLEGALFVMLNHGIVTGALFMMVGAIYERSHSREISENLGLGKYLPAFMGFFGLFAVASFGFPGLNSFVGEALVLIGAFQDNLLIGLLAIPGAMLAAAYMLRLGLKMAWGQPASPKNRGWADLNLREWVYLAPLAILTVYLGLAPGIVMKVVSPSVGKVLADYNAKLERAGVLAEDEATPRDMAATQLSAAGLSLEETSNDLDAALAAHR, from the coding sequence ATGCAGGAGACCGGATTTCCAGTTCTTTCCTTGCTCATCTTCTTCCCGCTCGCGGCGGCGGCTGTACTCATGCTGTCCAGAGCAGGCGGCTTTGCTGCGCGGATGTTCACCCTGTGCGCCGGATTCATCGAGATCGCCCTGGCGATTCCTCTGGTGACCAGGTTCGAGCTCGGCAATCCCGGCTGGCAGTTCGCGGAGCATGCTGAATGGGTGCCGCGTCTGGGGCTGTCGTACCACCTCGCGGTGGACGGCGTGAGCTACCTCATGGTCTTGCTTACGGTTCTCCTGCTCCCGCTGTGCGTGCTCTGCTCATGGACGTACATCACCAGGCGGATCAAAGAGTTCCATGTCAATCTCCTGTTCATGACGGCGGCGTGCGTGGGCGTGTTCACGGCGCTGGACTTCGTACTCTTCTACGTTTTCTGGGAAGCGATGCTGGTGCCCATGTACCTGCTCATCGCGATCTGGGGCGGCGACGAGAGGCGCTACGCCTCGCTCAAGTTCTTCCTGTATACGCTGGCGGGCTCCACGCTCTTCCTCGCGGCCATCGTGGCATTCTATGCGCAGACCGGGACCTTCTCCATTCCCGAGTTGATGAACAGCGAGTTCTCCCGGACCTTCCAGTACTGGACCTTCGGCGCCATGGCCCTGGCATTCGCCATCAAGGTGCCCATGTTCCCATTCCACACCTGGCTTCCGGCGGCGCATGTGCAGGCGCCATCGGCAGGCTCTGTGGTGCTGGCGTCGGTGTTGCTGAAGATGGGAACCTACGGATTCCTGCGGTTCTGCCTGCCGATCACGCCGTTGGCGGCCGACTACTTCGCCCCGCTCATGATCGCCATCTCGATCGTCTCGATCATCTACGGTGGATTCGTGGCGCTCGGCCAGAAGGACATGAAGAAGCTGATCGCCTACAGTTCTGTTGCGCACATGGGCTTCGTCACTCTGGGTATTTTCATCTTCAACCAGCGGGGCCTCGAAGGCGCGCTGTTCGTGATGCTCAACCACGGCATCGTCACCGGCGCGCTCTTTATGATGGTCGGCGCTATCTACGAACGCAGTCACAGCCGCGAGATTTCCGAGAACCTGGGTCTGGGCAAGTATCTGCCGGCGTTCATGGGGTTCTTCGGACTGTTCGCCGTGGCCTCGTTCGGCTTCCCGGGACTGAACAGCTTCGTGGGTGAGGCGCTGGTGCTCATCGGCGCGTTCCAGGACAACCTGCTTATCGGGTTGCTCGCCATACCAGGCGCCATGCTCGCCGCCGCTTACATGCTGCGGCTGGGGCTCAAGATGGCCTGGGGCCAGCCTGCATCGCCCAAGAACAGGGGCTGGGCCGACCTCAACCTGCGCGAGTGGGTGTACCTTGCGCCGCTGGCCATCCTCACCGTGTACCTTGGACTTGCTCCGGGCATCGTCATGAAGGTCGTGAGCCCGTCGGTAGGCAAGGTTCTGGCGGACTACAACGCCAAGCTCGAACGCGCGGGAGTGCTGGCAGAGGACGAGGCGACGCCCCGGGATATGGCAGCGACGCAGTTGAGCGCGGCCGGTCTCTCGCTCGAAGAAACATCCAACGACCTGGACGCCGCCCTCGCGGCGCACAGGTAG
- a CDS encoding NADH-quinone oxidoreductase subunit C: MAERSDFSFLDEAEATCRLAMDPAATGIDLCLILERDALLPAVESIDAAGFFIEDVAVLDVAEGYQARYHFRRFDTKGRIELRVTAPHDDPHIPSIANIFQGAEWHERESMDFYGVTFDGNPNPARLLLPEDATIKPLEKDEKSRKSYLDLMPEFTIVECAEGHPIEELAAKRQAEREEAERKAAEEAKKAEEEAKKAAEEEAAKQSEEAGEAG, translated from the coding sequence GTGGCCGAGCGTAGTGATTTTTCATTTCTCGACGAGGCCGAAGCGACCTGCCGCCTGGCCATGGACCCGGCGGCGACCGGTATCGACCTCTGCCTGATCCTCGAGCGCGACGCGCTCCTGCCGGCTGTGGAATCCATAGACGCGGCCGGGTTCTTTATCGAAGACGTCGCGGTCCTGGACGTGGCCGAAGGATACCAGGCGCGCTACCACTTCCGCCGTTTCGACACCAAGGGGCGTATCGAACTGCGCGTGACCGCGCCGCACGACGATCCGCATATTCCTTCCATCGCCAACATCTTCCAGGGTGCCGAATGGCACGAACGGGAGTCCATGGACTTCTACGGCGTCACCTTCGACGGCAACCCCAACCCCGCACGGCTCCTGCTGCCCGAGGACGCCACGATCAAGCCCCTGGAAAAGGACGAGAAGTCCCGAAAATCGTATCTCGACCTCATGCCGGAATTCACTATCGTGGAATGCGCCGAAGGCCATCCCATAGAGGAGCTCGCGGCCAAACGTCAGGCCGAGCGCGAAGAAGCCGAGCGCAAAGCCGCCGAAGAGGCGAAGAAGGCCGAGGAAGAGGCGAAAAAGGCGGCGGAGGAAGAAGCCGCGAAACAATCCGAGGAAGCCGGCGAAGCCGGTTAG
- a CDS encoding monovalent cation/H+ antiporter subunit D family protein yields MPEIITTSRVLIPLALTFLAPFFIWLLRRNINTREAVSFTAAILTTGSMLQFVPGVLEGKIYVITVFTLLDGITVKFCVDGLALIFGLIAPFLWILVTSYNIGYMRGLSEHAQTRYYFCFAVAIFGAVGVATAANIFTLYLFYEIISLFTYPLVAHHEDDEAFIGARKYFVYLMGTSKLFFLPAMVLTYVLAGTLDFKLGDFVHGIFPADADRTLVTLTYVLYIAGLAKAAIMPFHNWLPSAMVAPTPVSALLHAVAVVKAGVFSVCRMILSGFGLETMDQYFLGIPTAYVAAFTIVVASFIALTKDDIKARLAYSTVSQLSYVVIGVAMLTPLAVQGGLMHIAHHAFSKITLFMGAGAIYVATHTKKISMMHGMGRRMPWTFGAFSIAALSMIGVPPVCGFVSKWYMVRGAVTIHENILLIALLGSTLLNAGYFGPIIYKAFFLPASPGVRLEEYREASAVMVVPLVITATISVILGLYPEIFLNFIKTFSF; encoded by the coding sequence ATGCCAGAGATAATCACAACGAGCCGCGTGCTCATCCCCCTCGCCCTAACGTTCCTTGCACCGTTCTTCATCTGGTTGCTGCGGCGCAATATCAACACGCGCGAAGCCGTGAGCTTCACTGCCGCCATCCTCACCACGGGCTCCATGCTCCAGTTCGTTCCCGGCGTGCTGGAGGGCAAGATCTACGTCATCACGGTATTCACCCTGCTGGACGGCATCACCGTGAAGTTCTGCGTGGACGGTCTGGCGCTCATCTTCGGGCTCATCGCGCCGTTTTTGTGGATCCTGGTCACGAGCTACAATATCGGCTACATGCGCGGGCTCTCGGAACACGCCCAGACGCGCTACTACTTCTGCTTCGCGGTGGCCATATTCGGCGCCGTGGGCGTGGCCACGGCCGCGAACATCTTCACCTTGTATCTTTTCTACGAGATCATTTCGCTGTTCACGTACCCGCTCGTCGCACACCACGAGGACGACGAAGCCTTCATCGGCGCGCGCAAGTACTTCGTGTATCTCATGGGTACGTCCAAACTGTTCTTCCTGCCGGCCATGGTGCTCACCTACGTGCTGGCCGGCACCCTGGACTTCAAACTGGGCGACTTCGTGCACGGCATCTTCCCGGCCGACGCGGACCGCACCCTGGTGACGCTCACCTACGTGCTGTACATCGCTGGCCTGGCCAAGGCCGCGATCATGCCGTTCCATAACTGGCTGCCCTCAGCCATGGTCGCGCCCACGCCGGTCTCCGCGTTGCTGCACGCAGTGGCGGTGGTCAAAGCCGGCGTCTTCTCCGTGTGCCGGATGATACTTTCCGGTTTCGGCCTGGAGACCATGGACCAGTACTTCCTGGGCATACCAACGGCTTACGTGGCGGCGTTCACCATCGTGGTGGCGTCGTTCATCGCGCTCACCAAGGACGACATCAAGGCGCGGCTCGCCTACTCCACGGTCAGCCAGCTCTCCTACGTGGTCATAGGCGTGGCCATGCTAACGCCGCTGGCGGTGCAGGGCGGGCTCATGCACATTGCCCACCACGCCTTCAGCAAGATCACACTCTTTATGGGCGCCGGCGCCATCTACGTGGCCACGCACACCAAGAAGATAAGCATGATGCACGGCATGGGCCGGCGCATGCCGTGGACTTTCGGCGCATTCTCCATAGCCGCCTTGTCCATGATCGGCGTGCCGCCGGTGTGCGGATTCGTCTCCAAGTGGTATATGGTTCGCGGTGCGGTGACCATTCACGAGAATATCTTGCTCATCGCACTTTTGGGCTCTACGCTGCTAAACGCCGGGTACTTCGGCCCCATCATCTACAAGGCATTCTTCCTGCCCGCCTCGCCCGGAGTGCGGCTGGAAGAGTACCGCGAGGCCTCGGCCGTGATGGTGGTGCCATTGGTTATCACTGCGACGATCAGCGTGATACTCGGCTTGTATCCGGAGATTTTCCTCAACTTTATCAAGACGTTTTCTTTCTGA
- a CDS encoding NADH-quinone oxidoreductase subunit A: MVFTWLNVAILICLITGILFAAGPLLGALLLAPKTKGGDYGMPYECGVPPHGSSWVRFGINYYFYALLFLAFDVDVLYLFPVAAHYPDSEGIVPFIKVLIFLVALGLGCVYFWRKGVFEWPKKAF; this comes from the coding sequence ATGGTCTTCACCTGGCTCAACGTGGCAATTCTCATCTGCCTCATTACCGGCATCCTCTTTGCCGCTGGACCCCTCCTGGGGGCCTTGCTTCTGGCTCCCAAAACGAAAGGCGGCGACTACGGCATGCCGTATGAGTGCGGTGTGCCGCCACACGGTTCTTCCTGGGTCCGTTTCGGTATCAACTACTATTTCTACGCACTGCTGTTCCTCGCTTTCGACGTGGATGTGCTCTACCTGTTTCCGGTTGCAGCGCACTATCCGGACAGCGAGGGGATCGTGCCGTTCATCAAGGTGCTGATCTTCCTCGTCGCGTTAGGGCTCGGCTGCGTATACTTCTGGAGGAAAGGGGTCTTCGAATGGCCGAAGAAAGCGTTTTGA
- the nuoK gene encoding NADH-quinone oxidoreductase subunit NuoK translates to MSEPLFLYQAVALLLLFLGIFGIITRKSLVGMIIAVELMLNGAGLAIVASGQLTGAPADLAQLSSLLVMGLAAAEATLVLAIILVVAKRFGTVETDRVSELEG, encoded by the coding sequence GTGAGCGAGCCGCTCTTTCTCTACCAAGCCGTCGCCCTGCTGCTCCTGTTCCTGGGCATATTCGGCATCATCACACGCAAGAGCCTGGTGGGCATGATCATCGCAGTGGAGCTGATGCTCAACGGCGCCGGCCTCGCCATAGTCGCCTCCGGGCAATTGACGGGCGCACCGGCAGACCTGGCCCAGCTTTCGTCGCTTCTCGTCATGGGGCTCGCCGCGGCCGAAGCGACCCTGGTGCTCGCCATAATCCTTGTGGTCGCCAAGCGGTTCGGCACCGTGGAAACAGATCGCGTTTCGGAGCTCGAGGGATAA